A genome region from Phoenix dactylifera cultivar Barhee BC4 chromosome 18, palm_55x_up_171113_PBpolish2nd_filt_p, whole genome shotgun sequence includes the following:
- the LOC103707020 gene encoding kinesin-like protein KIN-10A — protein sequence MAPTPFPRTPSRTPQSKQRLHFRNTKNGVHTFPNPLSAIKETVPTEHPVEVVGRIRDYPERKVKPPSALVISQAGRSVRVWTDIGYREFSLDGVSVSEDEDLEGFYKKFVKSRIESVRLGAKCTIMMYGPTGSGKSHTMFGCSKHPGIVYRALRDILGEEDGENGLDEVGFGLGVFVRVAVLEIYNEEIYDLLSGHSNGGGAAIGLPKGNTPKARLEVMGKKARNATYISGNEAGKISREVARVEKRRIVKSTLCNERSSRSHCMIIFDVPSVGGRLMLVDMAGSENIEAAGQTGFEAKMQTAKINQGNIALKRVVESIASGDSHVPFRDSKLTMLLQDSFEDDKSKILMILCASPDPKEMHKTIATLEYGAKAKCIVRAAHIPTPKDKVNSEESPVHLRSRIVAMNQIIYKLQMDNKLKEKECDEAQKELLQKEEEVAQLRAELKQIEGRGETVKEKEINSKVDERTQSLRLELMKMKEKMLQQQEELNMLRRRLEEVEYERGKVAEDALQDIVGGRLEKRFSEIYAGDQGMEKSMELDMGDQPAIYDVKEIKEDPHQSENYSNRSLLYSSPLSIEEEVDPNMLRFPDKMCLSTVFEGDEEGENKDSAEESEVEKEVVDENTGHLRRIDGLGSLGAEDQRDAMEKQHGLVEIAKDAASARRTRIQNIFRLCGSHRESAQQVNVSTPFEKIPEEANFLSSPLALGKDKSKNEGLEAESHLQPLLRLNKNYKSDLQATESPISSLVMSFALIHLTDEQKSAEPQSRCLPFETPRNSKENHRPGEEGEDGLMEVYVKWEAKKESAGNVIMKLKVLKNSNLSDLRKFIEIHLDENNSKQPFFFLLLGDPSGAPVSKEKEAATPVGKLPICNNQLNCHLACLRLIKKITQQPNHIPFSSLENMLPANKSS from the exons ATGGCTCCAACACCCTTTCCAAGAACCCCCTCAAGAACTCCGCAATCCAAGCAGCGTCTCCATTTCCGTAATACAAAGAACGGAGTGCACACCTTTCCAAATCCTCTGTCAGCTATCAAAGAAACGGTTCCTACAGAGCACCCGGTTGAAGTCGTTGGCCGGATCCGTGACTACCCAGAACGGAAGGTCAAGCCCCCATCGGCTCTTGTGATCTCTCAGGCTGGTCGCTCTGTTCGTGTCTGGACCGACATCGGGTACCGAGAATTCAGCCTTGATGGGGTATCGGTTTCTGAGGACGAAGATCTTGAGGGATTTTACAAGAAGTTCGTGAAGTCAAGGATCGAGAGTGTGCGGCTGGGTGCCAAGTGCACGATTATGATGTATGGGCCAACAGGGTCAGGGAAAAGCCATACGATGTTCGGGTGTTCGAAGCACCCCGGCATTGTGTACAGAGCATTAAGGGATATTTTAGGAGAGGAAGATGGAGAGAACGGTCTGGATGAAGTGGGGTTTGGGCTTGGTGTGTTTGTCCGAGTTGCTGTTTTGGAGATATACAATGAAGAGATCTATGATCTTCTTTCAGGACATTCAAATGGAGGAGGAGCAGCTATCGGGCTTCCAAAAGGCAACACTCCCAAG GCTCGATTAGAAGTGATGGGAAAGAAGGCCAGGAATGCGACGTATATATCTGGAAATGAAGCTGGAAAGATATCAAGAGAAGTTGCCAGAGTGGAAAAGCGGAGGATTGTTAAAAGCACTCTTTGCAATGAAAGAAGCTCGCGGAGTCATTGCATG ATAATCTTTGATGTTCCATCAGTAGGTGGAAGGCTAATGCTGGTTGACATGGCTGGTTCTGAAAACATAGAAGCAGCTGGTCAAACTGGATTTGAGGCAAAAATGCAG ACAGCCAAAATTAATCAAGGAAACATAGCACTAAAAAGAGTGGTTGAATCCATTGCTAGTGGTGATTCTCATGTTCCATTCAGAGATAGCAAACTTACAATGCTTTTGCAG GATTCCTTTGaggatgataaatcaaaaattttgatgaTTCTTTGTGCAAGTCCTGACCCGAAAGAAATGCACAAGACCATTGCTACTCTTGAGTATGGGGCTAAAGCAAAGTGCATTGTCCGTGCTGCTCATATCCCAACTCCTAAGGATAAAGTGAACTCTGAGGAGTCACCTGTACATCTGAGATCTAGAATTGTAGCAATGAACCAAATCATATATAAGCTACAAATGGATAACAAGCTTAAAGAGAAAGAGTGTGATGAAGCCCAGAAAGAGCTATTgcagaaagaggaagaagtagCACAGTTAAGAGCTGAGCTCAAACAGATTGAAGGAAGGGGGGAAACAGTAAAGGAAAAAGAGATAAACTCAAAGGTGGATGAGAGAACCCAGAGTTTGAGGCTTGAGTTAATGAAGATGAAAGAGAAGATGTTACAACAACAAGAGGAGCTCAATATGCTGAGGCGGCGATTGGAGGAAGTGGAATATGAAAGGGGCAAAGTTGCTGAGGATGCATTGCAAGACATAGTTGGAGGTAGACTTGAGAAAAGATTCTCTGAAATTTATGCAGGAGACCAAGGAATGGAGAAATCTATGGAGTTAGATATGGGGGATCAACCAGCAATATATGATGTGAAAGAGATAAAGGAAGACCCACACCAGTCAGAAAATTATTCGAATCGCTCTCTGCTGTATTCTTCTCCTTTGAGTATTGAAGAGGAAGTTGATCCTAACATGCTGAGATTCCCAGATAAGATGTGCTTGAGCACTGTTTTTGAGGgggatgaagaaggagaaaacaAAGATAGTGCAGAGGAAAGTGAAGTGGAAAAGGAGGTGGTAGATGAAAACACGGGACACCTGAGGAGGATTGATGGCTTGGGTTCTTTGGGTGCTGAAGATCAAAGGGATGCAATGGAAAAGCAACATGGTCTTGTGGAAATTGCAAAAGATGCAGCCTCTGCTAGGAGAACCagaattcaaaatatttttaggCTTTGCGGTAGCCACAGAGAGTCAGCTCAACAAGTTAATGTTTCAACTCCTTTCGAGAAAATACCTGAAGAGGCGAATTTCCTATCCTCTCCCTTGGCACTAGGCAAGGATAAAAGCAAAAATGAAGGCTTAGAAGCAGAAAGTCATCTTCAGCCTTTACTTAGACTAAATAAGAACTATAAATCTGATTTGCAAGCAACTGAAAGCCCAATTTCTTCATTGGTTATGTCATTTGCATTAATTCACCTCACAGATGAGCAGAAATCAGCAGAACCACAATCAAGATGTCTTCCTTTTGAAACGCCACGAAACTCAAAAGAGAACCACAGACcaggagaggagggggaagatGGATTGATGGAAGTTTATGTAAAATGGGAGGCAAAAAAAGAATCCGCAGGAAATGTAATTATGAAGTTGAAGGTGTTGAAGAACTCAAACCTCTCAGATTTACGAAAATTTATTGAAATCCATCTTGATGAAAACAACAGCAAACagcccttcttctttctcctgctTGGG GATCCTTCTGGAGCTCCTGTCAGTAAGGAAAAGGAAGCAGCAACTCCGGTTGGCAAATTGCCTATTTGCAACAACCAGCTGAACTGTCACCTTGCCTGCTTACGTCTGATCAAGAAGATAACTCAGCAGCCAAATCACATTCCGTTTAGTTCACTGGAGAATATGCTCCCTGCTAATAAGAGTTCATAG